The Schistocerca piceifrons isolate TAMUIC-IGC-003096 chromosome 5, iqSchPice1.1, whole genome shotgun sequence DNA segment ACTGCTCATTTTACCTGATAATTAAAATGGCCATAATTGCTCAGTCTTTTTAAGGAATGATTATCAGAGCCGCTTGAAGATGTTCCTCCAGAAGTAAGCAACCTGCGGCTATAGCAGGATAGAGCTCCACCACATTATGCCATTGCAACAAGACAGTACTTAAATCAGGTATATCCAGATAGTTGGATAGGGCGCGATGGACCAATttgctggccagcaagatcccaggatttaaacccactagatttttttgttttgtggtcATATGAAGGAGCTGGTTTTAGCACCCCAGTAGAGTCCCAAATGGACCTGACAGCCTGCATAGCCATTGCCAATGCGGTAACCCAAAATACAGGGGGTATTTTTGAACATGTGCGTGAAGGAATGATTGAGCGATGTAGTACTTGCATTCAAGcaaatgattgaaattttaaaTACCTTTTGTTAATATGATCCATTGTAAATGTTGAAACTACAGAATAATTGTCCTCGCTGTAGCCAAGCAAAAGccattcttattttgtgtttctttccttttgtcccttccttttttgtttacagacattattgtgtaaagaaaacataggtcatttatTGGTAACGACACAAATCGGAAACTTATATTTGTTTTAcagtactttgcaataaaccagcgaAGACTGTGTGactggtaaataaaaaaataaattttacctcaatgtacacacacaattgtCATAATGCAGTGGGAAAAATATTGCCTGCCAGACATACGACTTGAACCTCAAGCCCCATGCACTAAAGTCATGCACATAGGCCAGGAGCTGCACCAACATGAACGCTCGACTTGACTGGTAAAATAAGGTATGCAAATGGTGTTTGTGCCATAAGGTATGTCACCTGGCAATGTCACATGCTCAACATTTGTCTTCCACTTTTGGAGATTTCCTGACATTTGTGGCCCGTGTGTCTTACGTTGAATTACTTATCTCTGTGTCATGTACATCACTTTGGAGGTATCcaaacattaataagaatcaccctgtatttccatcatgagtggggttctgaagTATCTGTTCCAAGTAGATTTCATAGAAAGCATTTAGTAacatttcacaggatgtcttatcttgcccaccactaacaaaactgtaattttctcaattgaTTGATGAATGATTAAAGCCtgcaccaatgattacagtatgcttGAGGGACCTACTTACAAGCACACTTGGTTTTCTGTAAAGTTTCTGGTTGCATCAGGAAGTGAGACTGGTGgttgatagaaggatccagttacagTTTTATGGCCACCACTGCTGATACTGAGTCTTGAACAAacgatctcacatgcagcttctatTTCTATGTTGGTAGATTTCTGTGTCTTACCTATAGCGGCAAATATATTGCCTCCATTTTctattagcctatcctttcgacatacacttaaattttccccaaaaattccACAGCTACCAGCTTTAGGTTTTAAACAGCTTCATGTGCCTAGTGAGCTTTGCTACTTTTCAGGAGCACctcaaacttttggaattttgttgtgAATACTTTGGCAGTTAACTACCCGGGAGAGGGACATTCCTTCGGGTCTTACACTCATAATCCTGTCTCTCCTACAGCTTTCATTATCTGACCGTATGGAGAGTAGCGTACTCCTTGCGTCCACCCCACACACACAGTCAGTTACCTAGGCAGCAGtccctgatgtgtagtgcacacccgaCTCATTTAGGAggatcctacagttctcaaccatATGGCGCAAGTCTTGGGAGTCGCAGCCTAGCTTTTCACAGAACATCcaaagtctctggttcaatccTTCCACTTGACTTGGAATCAGGGGGCCACTATCAGTTCTGGgacaatgctgtaaattgtgagctttgttgaaactcggTGCGCAAGACTGGTGTTCACAGGCTTATCTgctagtcactggaatgatccaaccATGACCTTGGAGTACAAACAACAGGCATTACTTGTTCCAATGTGTGTCACAGTCTGCAGTTAATTGCAGTCTGTTCCTTCAACGGCTGCTGAAATAGCCTCTTCAGCGTTTTGACTGAGgcctccaggcatacacactggGTGCACCTGGTGTTGATTTCTGttccttgctgccatttctctCAGGAATACCATTATTTGCTGTACATTTGAATGGCCGACGATTAATAGATTTTCTTGCACTTGACCCAAGACAAAGCAGGTTtcccaacaggtgaagtgagtcccactgagcTAGTTTCAGATCGGTATAACACTCTGTCCTCACAGTTTCTGTCCACCCTGTGGAGGATGCTACTActtgcataccacacagtcaagtggatgagtaatgacagatcccacACTTCCTGCAAAGGAGACAGGATCCGCAGGAGAGGATAGTACACGAAGTACCTCTGGTAAATTGACTCCTGTGAGCTGTCCCAACATACCAgtttgcagcagctgccaatcatttgacagtaataagagcaatttccagctgcttacaaatgtcaCCTAACTCATCACATGTTTAAGTATGGCATTCAGTGAGCCTGCATTGTGGATGGTGCAGTGTTTTCCAGGACACTGggtaaataactttaaactaagcctgCAGATTACCTTTTAAACTGTTGAGTGAAAACTATTACTAACTACCTTTAAGAAATGAAACAATTagtacacaaaatgagatttccaTTAAGACAACAGAAAAACATGTGGTAGAAATTTCTAGATTCCTAAAACTTTTTGAGTATGTAGTCGCCAAGAAACTCAAAAACAGCATTAAGTTacaataaatgtagataatatacatGCCACTTGAAAGGGAAAAACAGATGTAACGCAATATGTTAGTCATAATATGTCACAGTAACTATATCAAAATTGCTGATTTACTGCGAAATAGCATACCCATACGACAATGGTAACTTCTGAAAATTCTCAGAAATGCATGTTTATTTGCACAGATATACACTGAAATTCTGGGTGAACTATTCTTTGACAGAAACTGtaaatcacaaatgctgatttgctatgaaataagtTATCCATAACTCCTGTAACCTACAACAGGTTTCAAAAATATACTCTTGTAAGTGTCCAAAAATTCTCATAGATAAATCTGTTTCTCACATAATTATACAAAGAAATTGGGAACAATAGTATTTGAATGAGGATAGGCCTACTGTTGCCAAAATTTCTGAAGAAGCACAATTTAAGTTTATTCCTACAGTTGACGATAGTAGTATGATTTATCATGGCTCTCACAAATGTTCAGAATTTAATAATATTTCGGGATACACTGATACAATCGGTGAAAGATTATCCAGAAGCAATGCATACAGTAAAATATTAGAATCTAGAATGGTTACACTGATCCCATGGCACCCCCCTAAAAGCACAACCCATATTTTTTATGGTATTTAAATTTATGCTATTCCTTCAGCTCTAGAAACATTAATATCTTTGTTCTGAACTGAACTATGTCTGCAGTATAAAGTTTCTTTTGTCAACAGCCAAGGATCACTTGTTCTTTGAATGTGTTCTTTTATGtaacagaaaatgtagaaaaacaatAGTTATAAAACTTTCCACGTATATGCACAAAGTATCTTTTGTTGCCAGTGCTAAAAGTAGTTAAGTTATCTTAGATGTTATAAGCATTTTCTTGAAGCGCAATTTTGGGTTTGCCCCTTCTTAAACTAGTGTTATCCAATCACACCATTGTATGTTAAGTCTAATAACACTGTTCCATAAATGTGCTGATATTTATTTAATGACTATCTGTTGCTTCAGGCCATTCTTTGTTTTGGGATGATAACACCAGTGATAAGAGTACTTCAGGTGGGACCAATGACTTATGGTCGTGCCTGTCATCTACAGAGAATACTGGCAAAAGAACACACAAATGGCAACCCTCAGCTTGCTGGTACATTAATTCTTGTTGAACATCCACCAGTGTATACCATTGGCATCCGGAAGAGGGAGGAGTATGCTCAAGATCAGTCACGTCTCTGTGCACTGGGTGCAGAATTCCATGTAGTGGATCGTGGAGGCTTGGTTACATTTCATGGACCAGGTCAGATGGTAGCTTATCCTGTGCTTAATCTCCGCTTTTGGAAAGGAGGTTTACGATCATATGTGTCTAGGTTGGAGAATACTGTAATACACACAATCAGTAATGGATTTGCACTGCAAAATGTCGAAGCGAGGCCTGCACCATACACTGGCGTCTGGCTTGGTAATGCAAAAATTTGTGCTATTGGGGTACGAGCAAGTCGCCAAGTTACAACACATGGACTAGCACTCAATTGCTGCGTAGATTTGGACTGGTTTAAGCACATCATTCCTTGTGGACTTGAAGGCTGTGAAGTAACCTCATTGTCTCAACAGTTAAAACGAAAAGTTGAGATTGAGGAAGTGGTACCTTATTTCCTTACTGCTTTTGCTACTGTCTTTCAATGCCATCTTGCAGATTATCCTGCAGCAGAGAAACAGAAACTATATGTAGAAATGTGAAAGAACTGACCTTATGTTGTGAAACTCATGCTttgtatttataaaaataaatgagaaatgtgTTGTTCTCCCACCTGCTTGCTGAGGGAGGGAATAATTCTTCATTGGTCTCCCCTGGGATGCAAAATATCTGATGGAGATCTAATGAATGATCTTGTCTGTTATGTAATGTGTGAGGTTTTTGCAACATTTATTTTCCTTACAGTCAACTGTTTTGTTTTGATAGAATACATAAAGATTTGTTTTGTAATCACTTGTGTATAAATTGGCTGAAAATGTAATTTCCTTGTATTACTAAGTTTCAAACATTAAGCAAGAAATGAGAAACCAATATGAGCATAATCTGTGATGAAATATCTGAAACAGAAGGAAAGAATACTACCTGATTCTTTAGCAACTTACTGAGATCTGAAGAAAGATGCGCTCAGCATATACAATAACTGTTGAACACTGTGTAGGCTTATAAACAAGGTGCTAATGACAGTAAAAcagcttgcatttttctacatttactatttttcattttttgtcgcaATCTGCATCCTGTGATTTTTTAGGGCTTGTTCGTTATTTGGACTAGGTTATTTGAATCTATACTTTTAGTCCATGGTTATTGCCAAATGCTCtccagctttacttccaccagtaccttgtctcttaccttccaaacattCTGTATTCTCCATCAACTAATTATGTATATGAGGTGGCTACTCATCAAATAGAAGAGGTGTTAAGCAGTAGACAGGCATGTAAAAGGATACGAACAAGTGCATTTTTAGTTTTTCATggtgtaatgaataatccattataCAGGGTGCTTGAAAAAGAGTGACCTGATTTTGGACAGTAATAATTACAAAACATGGGATGTGTCAGcaaggaaatgtgtgttgtttgaatgggcatggtctagagtttcagaaaattgCCATTAGATGTCGGTCAGTGCATtgtctcagtttgcagtcagtcagaAGAAAGACAGTGTCCACTCAACAGAAGGTGTTTTGCTTGCTGCAGTTTGTAAAGAGTGAGTCATTGATCTCAGTCCAGCTTGCTTTTTGTCAGCATTTTGGCATTGATCCACATGCACCCAAAAAAATTCATAGGTGGTATCGCCAATTTGAAGAGACAGGATGCTTGTGCAACGGTAAGAATCCAAGTTGACCTTACATTTCTGCTGACATGTAGGAACAATTCTGCAAATGTTTGAGTGTAGTCCTCGAAAGTCTACTCGCCGTGCAAGCAGAGGACTAGTAGCAACACCTCGTAtgactgtctggcgagtgttaAGGTGTCATTTGGTCTACAAACCATGCAGACTGCAATTAGTGCAAGATCTTTGGTTTGGTGCTAAAAGGAAACAGGTTGACTTCAACAGTGCTCTGCTAGAGGACATGTAGGATGATACAGTTTCTGCCAtggttaattttcagtgatgaagcaacatttcatgttagcCATGAAGTAAACTGACATAACATGCACATATGGGGACCCCAGAACCCTCATGACATTATTGAACACAAAAGAGACTCACCTAAAATGAACTTTTTTCCATTTCTCGTAAAAAATTGTACTGTTCCTTCTTTTTTGAGGTAAAAACAATGACTGAAATGAGCTATCTTCAAACACTCCAGAATTGTCTTTTTCTGTAACTTCAGGAGGGTtccgatgacttcattttccaactgGATGGAGTtccaccgcactggcacaacaacatACATCAGTTTCTGAATGACACTCTGCCTTAGAGCTGGAAAGGGCACACACAACCCTGAAACACTATCTTGCATTCTTGTTCTCCAAAATAGTCAGACATTGCCCCATGcaattttttcttgtggagatatgtgaaggaaagtgtgttcatttCCCCTTTACTTCatgacatagaagaagtgaagaacagagaccataacttctgtaaaagttAATACATTGTGCAATGTTTATGATGAATTTAGCTATTATCTAGATGTTGTTCATGCTGCTGATGATGGACACAGGGCATTTGTTATAGCATAGCtcaaaactttaagattttgtgagtattttgtaaTATAGcccatgtttgtagtatgtttttatcagTAAATATGGTGTTTTGAAATGTGGTCATTCCCCTTTATTTCTGGAATCTCTTCCACTGACATTACAGTCACATATCTTGTGACCATCCTCAGAGTGAGCCAAGAGACTGATGACTGTGCTTAGAGTGGCATTATATGCTCCACATGATATACCACCAAGTGTACCTTGCAGATGTGAGTAAATTTGATTGGCAAGTCATTTAATAAATTGTGGTAGCGGTTTTAATTCAGACAAGATATGGAATCCAACCTTTGCTAAAATTAAATTGCAGACAAGCTATCACAGTACTGTCATCGCTGAATCTACATCGGCTAAGGACTCAAtgatttgagcattttctgtaCCTGCCACAGGGGGTGCTCAGTGCAAGTTACACCTCTTCGTCACTGATCAGTATCTGTGATTCCAACCATCAGGTGCACTGCTGCCAGGGTGGTGCATATATGGCACCATTTGGCCAGTCTGTAGGCTCACTCTGAGAATAGCCACAAGATATATGACTGATATGTCAGTGGAAGACATGGAATTTGAATTACTGCATTCCAGAAATATAATGAATTAGGATGCAAGCAAAGTTAGAGGGAGAGACTGAGACTGGAACTACTTTATCTAAAAGATTAACTAGTTATCATCCTTTATTGGATAACAGGTTTCTTTAAATTAGTGTGGctcatacactgatcagcctgatcattatgaccaccaacctactatcggTAGAAATCCATCCAggggatagcagtgtcacctgataaggaatgactgctagtcagacacatgcaaggtgtatgtagtatcagtgagcatgtgtagaatggggaaggtgcgcaatctatttgagtttgactgagggcagattgtaatggcctggaggctcagcttgagcattttggaaactgcgtgGCTTTTTTGGtgcttgaggagtgctgtggtgagtgtcttcaacatgtgacaAAAGCAAGgtaaaaccatgtccagacgttatGGGTTGGGCAGCTACCCCTCATTGCAGATGTTGGACATTGTAGactggcagactggtaaaacaggacaggcagaggactgtggcagaactaacatcagactgctGGGCAGACTGCAAGTGTGTTTGGAGCACATTGCATCAAACACTCCTCACGATGGGACTCCGTAGCCAATGACCagtgcatatgccaatgttaacaccacgacatcgtcaactacgtctgcaatgggcatgtgaccattggtgcagtggcagtgtgttgcatggtatgatgaaccccaataccttcttcattgtgctgatgggagggcgcaaatccatAATTTTCTAGGGGAAAAGCTCCTTGACATATGTACTGcggaatggagacaagctggcatTGGCTCCATTATAGTATGGGAAACATTCAAATGGGTATCCATGGGGCTAGTGgagccatgacggccaaggagtatcgtatcccggttgcagaccatgtacaccccttcatgatgatcctGTTTCCTgactgcagtggcatttttcaagaagataatgcaccatgtcacagggctaggaatgtgatggagtggtttgaagaacacagcggcgagttccagttgatgtgctggcctcccaactcgccAGTTCTGAACCCAATCACACACACATGGCATGTGATTGAACACAAAGTTAGAGCTCATTGCTCCCTCCCAGGAATTCACGGGatttaagtgacttgtgtgtgcagatgtggtgccagttccctccagcgacctagtaaagcttcattgcttccatgccatgatgtgttgccactgttatccgtgcccaGGGTGGACATACCGGTTATAAGGccgatggtcataatgttatgtTTGATCAGAATATCTAGTCTGAGCCTGGTAtt contains these protein-coding regions:
- the LOC124798021 gene encoding putative lipoyltransferase 2, mitochondrial isoform X1 yields the protein MAFSEPALWMVQCFPGHWAILCFGMITPVIRVLQVGPMTYGRACHLQRILAKEHTNGNPQLAGTLILVEHPPVYTIGIRKREEYAQDQSRLCALGAEFHVVDRGGLVTFHGPGQMVAYPVLNLRFWKGGLRSYVSRLENTVIHTISNGFALQNVEARPAPYTGVWLGNAKICAIGVRASRQVTTHGLALNCCVDLDWFKHIIPCGLEGCEVTSLSQQLKRKVEIEEVVPYFLTAFATVFQCHLADYPAAEKQKLYVEM
- the LOC124798021 gene encoding putative lipoyltransferase 2, mitochondrial isoform X2 — encoded protein: MITPVIRVLQVGPMTYGRACHLQRILAKEHTNGNPQLAGTLILVEHPPVYTIGIRKREEYAQDQSRLCALGAEFHVVDRGGLVTFHGPGQMVAYPVLNLRFWKGGLRSYVSRLENTVIHTISNGFALQNVEARPAPYTGVWLGNAKICAIGVRASRQVTTHGLALNCCVDLDWFKHIIPCGLEGCEVTSLSQQLKRKVEIEEVVPYFLTAFATVFQCHLADYPAAEKQKLYVEM